The uncultured Celeribacter sp. genome includes the window CCCGCGCCTTTTGTCCCGATTTGATAAGCCAGCCCGCGCGGCCCGATCTCGATGCGCGGTTTCTCGCCATGCTGCGTCGATGGGCAACGCGCTATTGTCCTTGGGTGGGTCGCGATGGCACGGACGGGTTGGTTTTGGATGTCACCGGCTCCACGCATCTTTGGGGCGGTGAGGCAGAGATGCTCGCGGAGATTCGAGCCCGTGCGATGCGGTCAGGCCTGACACTTCGTCTGGGATGTGCGGAGACTCGCGGCGCTGCCTGGGCTTTTGCGCATTACGGGTCCTATCAGAAAGGCGCCGTGCCTTCGCTCGAAAGCCTCCCTGTCGCGGCCCTTCGCCTCGCTCCCGATACCGTCACCGCGCTCGAGCGTCTGGGCCTTAGAACCATCGGCGATCTCGCCTCAGCCGCCCGCGCACCTCTTGCGCGCCGTTTCGGCCCAGAGCTTATGCTGCGCCTTGATCAGGCTATGGGGCATGTGCCTGAACCAGTCACCCCCGACCGCGATCCGCCCACCTATGCGACGCGCATGAGCCTGCCCGAACCCATCGGGCTTGCCGAGGACGTCATGGGCATCATCACGCATTTGCTCGCCCCGCTCTGCGCCAAACTCGACGCACATGACATGGGGGCACGCAAACTCACCCTCACGCTCCGCCGCGTTGATCAGGGCAGCCAACAAGTTGAGCTGCGCCTCGCCGCGCCCATGCGCGATCCGCACCGCATCCTGCCGCTCTTCGAGCGCGGCGTGGGCGAGATGGAGGCGGGCTTCGGCATCGACCAGATCCGTCTGGAAGCCACACAGGTCGAACCTTTGGCGGCGCAACAGATCGGGGGGCAGATCGGCGGACAGGATCACGCCCCCGATCGTCTCGACGATCTCATCACCCGCATCGGCACGCGCATCGGCCTCGACAACGTGCAGCGCTATCTGCCCGCTGACAGCCACATTCCCGCGCGCGCTTTTCTCATCGCCCCCGCCGCCTACAGTGGCCCTGACAGCAGCTGGTCTACGCTCCGCCCACGCCCCCTCCGGCTCTTTCCCCCCGAGCCAATTGCGGGCCACAGTCCAACCCCGCCCGACCGCTTTCGCTGGCGACGTATAACGTTCACCACAGGGCGCGCCATCGGCCCCGAACGCATCGCACCCGAATGGTGGATCGAGGACGAGGCATGGCGCACGGGCCTGCGCGATTACTGGAAGGTGGACACGCGCGAAGGGCGTCGCCTCTGGCTGTTCTACACGCCACAAAGTCCCGGTTGGTGCGTCGAAGGGGAATTCGTATGACCCTCCTTGACTGTGAAAATATGCCTGCGCCGCCCGACCGTTACGCCGAGCTTTGCATTACCTCGAATTTTACCTTTCTCACCGGGGCGTCGCATCCCGAGGAGCTGATGCTGCGCGCCGCAGAGCTGGGCCTAGAGGCCATCGCGATCACCGACCGCAACACACTTGCGGGCGTGGTGCGGGCTTATTCAGCGCTCAAAACGCTCCGGGACGAGGCGGCCGAACAGCTCCGTGTGCGCTCGTCGCATCAGGTCGATCCCTGTTCGCGACAGGAATTCGGCTCTCCTGTCGATTTGCCCCATCCTGCCGCCCCGAAAATGCCGAAACTGATCGTCGGCAGCCGGCTTGTGCTGCGTGATTGTCCCCTGGAATGGCTGGCACTGCCCACGGATCGCGCCGCCTATCATCGCCTGTCCCGGCTTTTGACGCTGGGCAAGCGGCGGGCAGACAAGGCCGAATGTCATCTTGACCTGCGGGATCTTGAGGCGGGCTGTCAGGGCATGATCCTCATCGCCCTGCCACCCAAGGATCTGTCCTGCGCTCAACCGGTCCTTCAAAGCCTGCAGCGCCGCTATCCCGGTCAGGTCTTTTTGGGGGCCGCGCCGCGTTATGATGGCTCTGATCAGGCGTGGTTCGACGCCTGCGCCGCGCTGGCGCTGCGCTGTTCAACGCCCATGGTGGCGGTGGGGGATGTTCTCATGCATCACGGACGGCGGCGCAGGCTGGCCGATGTGCTGACCTGTCTGCGCGAAGGGCTGACCATCGACCGCATCGGCACCCGCGCGCTGCCCAATGCCGAACGCCGGCTCAAAGGCGCCTCTGACATGGCCCGGCTCTATCGCAACCATCCGGCAGCACTCAAACGTACGCTGGAGATCGCCGCGCGCTGCGGGTTCGATCTGTCCGAGCTGAGTTACGAATACCCCGACGAAATGTCGGAGGGCGAAGCACCGCAGGACCGGCTGGACCGACTGGCGCGCGAGGGGCTGCATCGTCGCTATCCGGAGGGTGCAACCGAACGCGTGCATCAGTTGATGGGCAAGGAACTGTCCCTGATCGGCGAACTGGGTTACGCCCCCTATTTCCTCACCGTGCATGACATCGTGCAGGAGGCGCGCTCGCGCGGCATTCTCTGTCAGGGGCGTGGCTCGGCGGCCAATTCTATCCTCTGCTACCTCCTCGGCATCACCGACGTGTCGCCCGACATGATCGGTATGGTGTTCGAGCGCTTCATCTCCCGTCACCGGGGCGAACCGCCCGATATTGACGTGGATTTCGAACACGAACGCCGCGAGGAGGTGATTCAGTGGATCTATGAGAAATACGGTCGCCACCGCGCCGGTCTCTGTGCCACCGTGATCCATTTCCGCACCCGCGCCGCGATCCGTGAGGTCGGCAAGGTCATGGGCCTGTCCCAAGACCTCACCGCGCGGCTGTCTGGCGACATCTGGGGCATGTCGAATGACGGGCCGGATATGGACCGGGTGCGGGCGCTGGGGATTGACCCGGCAGACCGGCGGCTGGCGCAGACGATAGACCTCATCGGCGAGATCATCGGTTTCCCGCGCCATCTGAGCCAGCACGTCGGTGGCTTTATCATCACGCGCGGGCGTCTGGACGAGCTTTGCCCCATCGAGAACGCGGCGATGGAGAACCGCACGGTGATCGAATGGGACAAGGACGATATCGATGCGCTGGGTATCCTCAAGGTCGATGTTCTGAGTCTCGGGATGCTCACATGCCTGCGCAAAAGCTTCGATCTTTTGGACGCGCATGAAAAGACCCGGCTCACCCTCGACACGGTGCCCCAAGAGGACCGCGCAACCTATGAGATGCTGCAACGCGCTGATGCGGTGGGGGTGTTTCAGGTCGAAAGCCGGGCGCAGATGAATTTCCTGCCACGAATGAAACCCGCCACGTTTTATGATCTGGTGATTGAGGTCGCCATTGTACGTCCCGGTCCCATTCAGGGCGGCATGGTCAAACCTTATATCCGGCGGCGTCAGGGGCTTGAGGCCCCCGAACCCTTTGGTCCTGCGCTGGAAGAGGTCACGCGCAAGACATTGGGTGTGCCGCTGTTTCAGGAACAGGCGATGCAGATCGCCGTTGTGGGCGCGGATTACAGTGCCGAAGAGGCTGACAAGCTGCGGCGCTCGCTGGCGTCTTTCCGGCGCATGGGCACCATCGGCGAGCACCGCGACCGTTTCGTGCGCGGCATGAGGCGCAATGGCTACAACCAAGAGATCGCAGAGGCCTGTTTCGGCCAGATTGAGGGCTTCGCCGATTACGGGTTCCCCGAAAGCCACGCGGCGGCCTTTGCCATGCTGACCTATGTGTCGTCCTGGCTCAAATGCCACCATCCTGCGGTCTTTGCCTGCGCATTGCTCAATTCCCAGCCGATGGGCTTTTACGCCCCGGCCCAGATCGTGCGCGATGTCCGCGAGCATGGCGTCGAGGTGCGCCCCGTTTGCGTGAACCATTCGGAGTGGGACAACCTGTTGGAACGCCGCGCGGACGGAGCACTGGCGCTACGTCTCGGGTTTCGCCAGATCAAAGGCTTTCGCGAAGAGGACGCGGGTTGGATCGTGGCCGCGCGCGGCAATGGCTATCAAGACCCGGAGAGCGTCTGGCTGCGCGCGGGCGTCGCCCCCTCGGTTCTCGAACGGTTGGCCGAGGCGGATGCCTTCATCGGCATGGGGCTGACGCGGCGCGACGCACTATGGCAGGTCCGCGCCATTCGCGACCCGAAACCGCTGCCGCTGTTCTCTGATCCTCTCGATGGCGAGGGCATTCGCGAACCCGATGTGATCCTGCCGAACATGCATCTGGGGGAAGAAGTGGTCGAGGATTACGTCGCACTGCGCCTGACACTCCGCGCCCATCCGATGGAGCTTTTGCGCCCGACGATCCCAAACCTGACGCCGCACGATCGCCTCCCTGTCGCGCCGCTCATCCGCACTTCGGTCTGTGGCCTCGTGATCACCCGACAACGCCCCGGCACTGCATCGGGCGTGATTTTTCTGACGCTGGAGGACGAAACCGGCGTGTCAAATGTGGTGGTCTGGCCCAAGGTCTACGAGCGTTTCCGCCGCATCGTTATGGGCGGGCGGCTCTTGCGTGTCACCGGGCGGTTGGAGCGCGAAGGCATCGTCGTCCACCTCATCGCCGATCACATCGAAGACCTGTCGCACAAGCTCTCGGAGCTGGGCCATCCGCTCGACGACGCCATCGGCATCACGCAGCCCCAAGCCGACGACGCGCCACGGCCACCGCGCTATCCGCCCCGCGCCAGACATCCGAGGGAGCAAGCCAAGCGGCTGTTCCCGAGCCGGGATTTCCATTGAGAAGGGGAAAGGCTGCGACGACGTGTCAGACAACTGCAGGCAGGTTCGGCCTCACCCCGCTGCAAAAGCGTGACGGCCTCTTCGGTGTGACGCCCGCCCAAACAGAGACCAGACACAAAAGATCCCAGACCTTCCAGAGGATCAGTGCCAGAGCGGCGACGGACAGAGTAAAAAGTACCCAGATCACGGGGCCGTCGGAGATCAGGAAGTGAAACGTATCAGACCTATACGGCAGACGTCATCCAGATCAGGAAACGGGCGCGCCAGCCAAACCGGTGCGCCCGCAAGGATCAGAACTGCACCTGCATCGTCAGGTAGATGTTCCGCCCCGGTTCGTTGACCCGCTCAACGGAGGTATCATAGCTGTTGGAGCGGTTCAGGTGGGTCGCGTAGGATTTGTCAAAGACGTTATCGATCCCCGCCATGAGCATCACCTTGTCGTTCAGCGTATAGGACCCGAACAGATCGACTGTTGCATAGCCCGGGGTCTCGCCCGCATCGAGCACGGTGTAGATGCGATCTTGTTTGGCAGCCCAGTTGATGCGCGCACCGGCTTGCCAGATATCGGCATCATAGGTTGCGCTCAGCGAGCCTTTCAGCGGCGGAATTTGCCCCAAAGCTCCGCCATCAGACTTGTTGGCCCCATAGGTGTAGCTCAAATCACCCGCAAGGATCACCTGACCGAGGTTCCAGCTCCCGGACAGTTCGACCCCGGCCAGTTCCGCATCGATGTTGCGATAGGTGGTGACGCCGCGCATCGCCCCGGGCCATGGTGTGCTCTCTTCGAGAATGTAATCGTTCACCCGGTCGTAAAACACCGTTGCGGTCAGGCTATAGGTCTCCGTTTGGGTTTCCAGACCGAAATCGAGCTGGGTGTGTTTTTCTGGATCAATGTCCGGGTTGCCCACATAGGACGGCACACCGTTCATACCCCGGGAAAACGCACGTTCGTTCGCATCGGCGGTACGCACAGACCGGGACAGGCCGGCGAAAACCATCGTATCCGAAGACAGTTGATATTCGTAACGGATGAGGCCGCCAAAATTGTCCTCGGTTTTGTCTTCGGAAAAATCAGTGCCGTAGACCATCTGATAGTAATCGTTCGCGGTTGTGCCGCTCATGCCGACCCCAACATCTGCTTCGTCGGCGCTGGCGGTCACATGATCATAGCGCAGGCCGAGCTTCAGCGTGGAGTGCGCACCCAGTTTTGTTTCCGTTTCACCGAAAACCCCAAGCTGCGCAATGGTCACATCAGGCCAGCTGAGCGACGAAGGGTTAGCGAGGTTGATCGGCATGCTTCCCATGCTCGAATAGCCGAGCGCCCGGCGATTGTTGGCCTGATAATCGACACCGATCCGGGCTGTGGTCGTACCGAAATCGAGATGGCCTTCAAGGCTGCCCCCCACGGTATCGGAGGTTGTCGGCGCAAGCATCTTCATCGACGCGGGGGTGCGCAGGGTATAGTTGTCCATGGTGTGATCGACATTCGAGCTGTAGAGCACCCCTTCGATCCGGGTCAGCCGTCCGGCATTGACATCAAGACCGCCGCGCAGACGGTAGGTCATGGTCTCGGACAGCGGGCTGTCCATTTGCGCCCCGGCAAATTTGACGTCTTCGGCACGGTCTTTTTCGATATCAAGCGCGAGATCAACACCATCTTTGGCATAGCCAAAGGTGACGCCCGCGCTCTTTTGCGTAAAGCCGCTGCGCACCTCGTTGCTGTTGCCGTCTTCGTAATCGTCAGAGCTTTTGCGCTCGCCGGAAAACTCCGCGTAGAAGCCGTTGCCCAGATCGGCAGACACAGTGCCTGCAATACCAGAGCCATTGCCGTTCGAGTTCACGCCAGTGGTCAGAGAGCCGGTGAACACTTGACCGCGGTCGAACTCCGGCGCCTCGCGTTCAAGCCTCACTGTGCCGCCAGAACCACCCGGCCCGTTTGTCACGCTGGAGTAGCCTTTCTCGACGATGACCTTATCAGCACGATAGAACGCCGCAATGGAGGTCGGCGGGTCCATTCTGCTCGGGCAACCCCCATAGGTAAAGCCACCTGCATCGATCACGTTAAGCTGATTTTTTTGCATGCCGCGAATGATGATGTCGATGCCATGAGCCCCCATCCTCCGGCCAGAAACGCCGGGAATGGTGGACAGAAGCGCGCCACCGTCGAGGCCTGTGGGAACCGGCAAGGCTTCGGGGTCAAACGTATAGGTATTCGCTGTTTGCGTAACGGTTTGTTCAGATTCGATATAGATCGGATCAAGCGTTGGAACGATTTCCTGAGCATAAGCTAGCGTAGAAATGGTGCTCATCAAAAGAGCGGTCGCGCCGAGGCGCACCGTGTGTTGAGTGGTCATGTGTGTCCCTCTGGGAATGGTCTCTGGTCATATGGTTTGGGCCCGGACGTGACCGACGAGCGGTTCTGGTCCGGGAAAAGCCCTTACGGGCGCGGCATGTGATCAGAGCGTCAGAGGTGGTGCGCGGCTGGTGCGGCTAAAATCGCGACGGGCGACCAAAAGGACCTCGGTCGCAGACGGGGCAATCTCTGCCGGATGATGCGCAACCGGCAAAACGGGCGTCGCAAGCGCCGAAACGAAGAAAGCGGCACCGACAACACAATAAGGACAGTCCGCCCCTCCTGTCGCATCATCCGACGGCACGTCCCGGGTTTTACCGGTCGCCGTGTCAAAGACAAGCGTGGCGCCACTTCCCGGCGTGCCACAAATCTGCAGGAGGACTTCGCTGTCCGAAAGGACAATCTCGCCGCGCGCATCAGGTTGGAATGCGACGACAAATTGGACGGACAGGAGAACAGCAAGGCAGGTGGCCCATAAGCCCCGCAAAAACCGCTTATTCAAAAACTTGTCCCCCATCCATTTCGTATGTTCGGAAGTTCAAAAAAATGCAACTGAGAATTTTCTGATTGATTGCAGATGAATGTATCGTGGTAGCTTTAGAAGCTTCAATCTTGCGGGCGGTAAATTCCAGCCAAACTCCAAGCGGACCTTCATATGAGGTGCAGTTAAGGTCGGCAACCCGCCGATTCCGTGGGAAAACCCATTCGCAGTCGCAAAATAACGCCCCCTGAAAAGGGCGCGAGCGCCTTTACTCTCAAGCCGCTCGCGTTTGCTGCAGTGCAGGAAAGATCTTGGCCAGTTTCCAGAGGTCTGGGCGATTGCGGCGACAGTAACCATGATTGTTTTGGCCGCGATTGACATTGCGTGGATTGCGCTCGCGCATCGTGCAGAAATCTGCATTTTGGGCTTTGCCTCACTGTCCGCGGCCCCGTCTAAAAACAGACCACTCACAAATGAATAAAGTCGCCATTTACCAGCCCGTCAAGCACCTCACCCGATCGCGCCAATGAGGTCATGTGCTACGGCCATGATGTTCGCGCGAGGAGGAACGACAATATAGACAGGTTCCCAACGGGGCGAAAATTTCTGTTTGAACCCGCGTAGCCCCTCAAAATTATAGAACTGTCCGCCATGCCGATAAACGAAGGCGCCGAGGTGGGTGCTTATGCGCACCCCGCGACGCGCTTCGAGCCCGGAAAGTGGCGCATTGCCGAGTGAGAACTCGGCGTGACCGTCGTCTTTGAAATGCAACAGCAGTGAGGTGAATAGGAAATCCATCGTGCCGTTCGGGATGGAGTCTCTGTGCCGCATGAGGTCTAGTGAAGCGCGGTGCTTACGGTCGGTGACCCAGAGATTGGCAAAGGCTACAATCTTTCCCTCGTGGCGCACCACCGCGATTGGGGTGCGATTCAGATAGCGGGTGTCAAAACTGCCGACCGAAAAGCCTTTCTCCTCACCGACTTTGGCCTTCAGCCAGCCGTCTGAGATGTCTTTCAATTCGGACAGGAGATTGTCCCCATGCGGAGCGGAGAGCACCTCGAAGCCCAACCCGTCGCGAAGCGCTCGGTTATAGGCTGTGCGCAGCCGCTTGCGTGAAGCGCCGTCGAGGCTGAACTCCCTGAGATCAACCACGGCTTCTTCGCCAAACTTATGTGCAACCATACCCATATCAATCCAGATTGTCGCCGACGCCGCAGAGACCGCATAGAAAACAGGACGTGCATTGGCCGCATAGGCTGCATCATGGAAATCCCAGACCAAGGCCTGGAACTCTTCCGGCTTACCAATCGGGTCGTGTAGCGCGATCCAGCTACGCCCCTGAATGCGATACATCAAAAAGCTATTTCCGGTACCCGAGAACAGAAAAGCCTTGTCGCCGGCCAGCGCGACGCAGGCCTCGGGACGATCCTGAGAGAGTACAATCGCCTCCACATGGTCTAGCGTCTCGGGATCGGGAAGCACGTCGCGCAGACGGGAGGGCCTCAGGGCATAGCGCATCAGGAGGAGAACCATAACAACGAGCCCGACCAGGCCAGCGCGCATAGAACGCGGCGCGGCATGGTCAGAGGCGAATTGCCACCAAAGGTTCGTTTCATAAGGAACGGCTTTGTGGGCGAAAAAGAACACCCCTGCCAGTGCGACGGAAAGGCAACCGATCAGCAAGACCCATCGGAGGCTCAAGATATTGTGTGTCAGCCGTGTCGCGCGATAGAACTCGTGCCGCGCCGGGAGAAGCACAAGAGCCGCCGCCAAAAGGATGACCGCCCTGTCATAATCAAGACCATGGGCGACACTGGCACCGGCTCCGGCGAGCAGCGCTCCCATCGCCAACCACCACGCCCCTTCCACCCGCTGCAAAAGCCCATGCGCAATCACCAAAAGACAGGCGCCAAGAGCACTCGACAACAGCGCCCCACCCTCGATGAAACCGAGAGGCAAAAGAACCTCGAGCCCTTCGGTCCATT containing:
- a CDS encoding DNA polymerase Y family protein, with amino-acid sequence MWFPRLASDRVLRAHPLEAPFAITLKSNNTERIYCLNETAERLGLTHGMSFADARAFCPDLISQPARPDLDARFLAMLRRWATRYCPWVGRDGTDGLVLDVTGSTHLWGGEAEMLAEIRARAMRSGLTLRLGCAETRGAAWAFAHYGSYQKGAVPSLESLPVAALRLAPDTVTALERLGLRTIGDLASAARAPLARRFGPELMLRLDQAMGHVPEPVTPDRDPPTYATRMSLPEPIGLAEDVMGIITHLLAPLCAKLDAHDMGARKLTLTLRRVDQGSQQVELRLAAPMRDPHRILPLFERGVGEMEAGFGIDQIRLEATQVEPLAAQQIGGQIGGQDHAPDRLDDLITRIGTRIGLDNVQRYLPADSHIPARAFLIAPAAYSGPDSSWSTLRPRPLRLFPPEPIAGHSPTPPDRFRWRRITFTTGRAIGPERIAPEWWIEDEAWRTGLRDYWKVDTREGRRLWLFYTPQSPGWCVEGEFV
- a CDS encoding error-prone DNA polymerase, translated to MTLLDCENMPAPPDRYAELCITSNFTFLTGASHPEELMLRAAELGLEAIAITDRNTLAGVVRAYSALKTLRDEAAEQLRVRSSHQVDPCSRQEFGSPVDLPHPAAPKMPKLIVGSRLVLRDCPLEWLALPTDRAAYHRLSRLLTLGKRRADKAECHLDLRDLEAGCQGMILIALPPKDLSCAQPVLQSLQRRYPGQVFLGAAPRYDGSDQAWFDACAALALRCSTPMVAVGDVLMHHGRRRRLADVLTCLREGLTIDRIGTRALPNAERRLKGASDMARLYRNHPAALKRTLEIAARCGFDLSELSYEYPDEMSEGEAPQDRLDRLAREGLHRRYPEGATERVHQLMGKELSLIGELGYAPYFLTVHDIVQEARSRGILCQGRGSAANSILCYLLGITDVSPDMIGMVFERFISRHRGEPPDIDVDFEHERREEVIQWIYEKYGRHRAGLCATVIHFRTRAAIREVGKVMGLSQDLTARLSGDIWGMSNDGPDMDRVRALGIDPADRRLAQTIDLIGEIIGFPRHLSQHVGGFIITRGRLDELCPIENAAMENRTVIEWDKDDIDALGILKVDVLSLGMLTCLRKSFDLLDAHEKTRLTLDTVPQEDRATYEMLQRADAVGVFQVESRAQMNFLPRMKPATFYDLVIEVAIVRPGPIQGGMVKPYIRRRQGLEAPEPFGPALEEVTRKTLGVPLFQEQAMQIAVVGADYSAEEADKLRRSLASFRRMGTIGEHRDRFVRGMRRNGYNQEIAEACFGQIEGFADYGFPESHAAAFAMLTYVSSWLKCHHPAVFACALLNSQPMGFYAPAQIVRDVREHGVEVRPVCVNHSEWDNLLERRADGALALRLGFRQIKGFREEDAGWIVAARGNGYQDPESVWLRAGVAPSVLERLAEADAFIGMGLTRRDALWQVRAIRDPKPLPLFSDPLDGEGIREPDVILPNMHLGEEVVEDYVALRLTLRAHPMELLRPTIPNLTPHDRLPVAPLIRTSVCGLVITRQRPGTASGVIFLTLEDETGVSNVVVWPKVYERFRRIVMGGRLLRVTGRLEREGIVVHLIADHIEDLSHKLSELGHPLDDAIGITQPQADDAPRPPRYPPRARHPREQAKRLFPSRDFH
- a CDS encoding TonB-dependent receptor, which translates into the protein MTTQHTVRLGATALLMSTISTLAYAQEIVPTLDPIYIESEQTVTQTANTYTFDPEALPVPTGLDGGALLSTIPGVSGRRMGAHGIDIIIRGMQKNQLNVIDAGGFTYGGCPSRMDPPTSIAAFYRADKVIVEKGYSSVTNGPGGSGGTVRLEREAPEFDRGQVFTGSLTTGVNSNGNGSGIAGTVSADLGNGFYAEFSGERKSSDDYEDGNSNEVRSGFTQKSAGVTFGYAKDGVDLALDIEKDRAEDVKFAGAQMDSPLSETMTYRLRGGLDVNAGRLTRIEGVLYSSNVDHTMDNYTLRTPASMKMLAPTTSDTVGGSLEGHLDFGTTTARIGVDYQANNRRALGYSSMGSMPINLANPSSLSWPDVTIAQLGVFGETETKLGAHSTLKLGLRYDHVTASADEADVGVGMSGTTANDYYQMVYGTDFSEDKTEDNFGGLIRYEYQLSSDTMVFAGLSRSVRTADANERAFSRGMNGVPSYVGNPDIDPEKHTQLDFGLETQTETYSLTATVFYDRVNDYILEESTPWPGAMRGVTTYRNIDAELAGVELSGSWNLGQVILAGDLSYTYGANKSDGGALGQIPPLKGSLSATYDADIWQAGARINWAAKQDRIYTVLDAGETPGYATVDLFGSYTLNDKVMLMAGIDNVFDKSYATHLNRSNSYDTSVERVNEPGRNIYLTMQVQF
- the mprF gene encoding bifunctional lysylphosphatidylglycerol flippase/synthetase MprF, translated to MSEMKSRIRLLTPYLIAAALFAAGAYALYHLLRDVQLHDVMAMVRATPLTTLWLALFCTFIGYVALIGYDWSALRYIGHRLPFHVTALGSFLGYGIGNTVGAGPITGGAVRYRIYSALGLSPLDIAGISFFGSVSFGLGSTVIGLLALTWHPDALGSMILWSPSLVRWSALSVVAVVITSLAIVTLQKKTVTVRGVTLAAPSLGLASGQFVFVTLETFMAASTLYLLLPSDNVSFASFLAIYAIAVMAGVLSHVPGGVGVFETIIIAALPADVPVTEIAAGLLLFRLIYYLVPFALALILMALGEARLLGQRLGPTLAPTQKAISALMPLAMSAMVFASGVLMMLRSLLPTAGEWTEGLEVLLPLGFIEGGALLSSALGACLLVIAHGLLQRVEGAWWLAMGALLAGAGASVAHGLDYDRAVILLAAALVLLPARHEFYRATRLTHNILSLRWVLLIGCLSVALAGVFFFAHKAVPYETNLWWQFASDHAAPRSMRAGLVGLVVMVLLLMRYALRPSRLRDVLPDPETLDHVEAIVLSQDRPEACVALAGDKAFLFSGTGNSFLMYRIQGRSWIALHDPIGKPEEFQALVWDFHDAAYAANARPVFYAVSAASATIWIDMGMVAHKFGEEAVVDLREFSLDGASRKRLRTAYNRALRDGLGFEVLSAPHGDNLLSELKDISDGWLKAKVGEEKGFSVGSFDTRYLNRTPIAVVRHEGKIVAFANLWVTDRKHRASLDLMRHRDSIPNGTMDFLFTSLLLHFKDDGHAEFSLGNAPLSGLEARRGVRISTHLGAFVYRHGGQFYNFEGLRGFKQKFSPRWEPVYIVVPPRANIMAVAHDLIGAIG